One window of Ralstonia pickettii DTP0602 genomic DNA carries:
- a CDS encoding hypothetical protein (K07171: K07171; mRNA interferase [EC:3.1.-.-]), protein MDKSRLLKRAGGLNEKTMLEALRTLREVFAD, encoded by the coding sequence GTGGACAAGTCACGGCTGCTCAAGCGAGCCGGCGGCCTTAACGAAAAGACGATGCTGGAGGCCCTGCGCACCCTGCGCGAGGTGTTTGCGGACTGA
- a CDS encoding dioxygenase (K02073: metQ; D-methionine transport system substrate-binding protein) encodes MRSTSLFKRLAVAASAIGFIAAGSASAQEQTIRVGTVSGPDAEVWQVVQKVAKRNGLNVKVVEFNDYVQPNAALDAGDLDANSFQHQPYLDSQVKQRGYKMTSVGYTYISPLGIYSKNLKSAKDLPQGAKVAVPNDPSNENRALLLLQSQGVIKLKAGTGTNGANATPLDVAENPRKLKIVELDAAQLARALPDVSAAVINTNYALAAGLQPTKDAIGLEDLRSPYANIIVVRTQDKDKPWVKKLVAAYQSEDVRQFMKAQFKGAMVPSF; translated from the coding sequence ATGCGCAGCACGTCTCTCTTCAAGCGCCTGGCAGTTGCCGCGTCCGCCATCGGTTTTATCGCCGCTGGCAGCGCCTCGGCCCAGGAACAGACCATCCGCGTCGGCACCGTCAGCGGCCCGGATGCCGAAGTCTGGCAAGTCGTCCAGAAAGTGGCCAAGCGCAACGGCCTGAACGTCAAGGTCGTGGAGTTCAACGACTACGTGCAGCCCAACGCCGCGCTCGACGCCGGTGACCTGGACGCCAACAGCTTCCAGCACCAGCCCTACCTCGATAGCCAGGTCAAGCAGCGCGGCTACAAGATGACCAGCGTGGGCTACACCTATATCTCGCCGCTGGGCATCTATTCGAAGAACCTGAAGTCGGCAAAGGACCTGCCGCAAGGCGCCAAGGTCGCGGTGCCCAACGACCCGTCCAACGAGAACCGCGCCCTGCTGCTGCTCCAGTCGCAAGGCGTGATCAAGCTCAAGGCCGGCACCGGCACCAACGGTGCCAACGCCACCCCGCTGGACGTGGCCGAGAACCCAAGGAAGCTGAAGATCGTGGAACTGGACGCCGCCCAGCTTGCGCGCGCCCTGCCCGACGTCAGCGCCGCCGTCATCAACACCAACTACGCGCTCGCCGCCGGCCTGCAGCCGACCAAGGACGCCATCGGCCTGGAAGACCTGCGCAGCCCGTACGCCAACATCATCGTCGTGCGCACGCAGGACAAGGACAAGCCGTGGGTCAAGAAGCTGGTCGCCGCGTACCAGTCGGAAGACGTGCGCCAGTTCATGAAGGCCCAGTTCAAGGGCGCTATGGTGCCGTCGTTCTGA
- a CDS encoding molybdenum ABC transporter substrate-binding protein (K02020: modA; molybdate transport system substrate-binding protein): protein MKLTAMAASKASLVFLLWLAGPVWADDIRVITSGGFTAAYQQLVPLYEAATQDRIITAYGASMGNAPDSIPSRLARGETFDVVILADSGLEKLVSEGKVAAGSRVDLARSLIGMSVRKGTPRPDISTVEGLRQTLLNAKSIAYSASASGTYLSNELFSRLGVADQIKDKAHKIYSERVGAVVARGDAEIGFQQVSELLPFKELDFVGPLPAELQQSVFFSAGMVAGKQSAAAARFVRFLASPAAASIVRITGLEPVATPLPPPAPPALGQASKQ, encoded by the coding sequence ATGAAGCTGACCGCCATGGCCGCCAGCAAGGCCTCGCTTGTTTTCCTGCTATGGCTGGCGGGGCCGGTCTGGGCAGACGATATCCGCGTCATTACCTCGGGCGGCTTCACGGCGGCGTACCAGCAACTGGTGCCGCTGTACGAAGCCGCGACGCAGGACCGGATCATCACCGCCTATGGCGCGTCGATGGGTAACGCGCCGGATTCCATTCCCAGTCGGCTGGCTCGCGGCGAGACTTTCGATGTGGTGATCCTTGCGGACTCTGGCCTTGAGAAGCTGGTATCCGAAGGGAAGGTGGCGGCCGGGAGCAGGGTGGACCTGGCCCGGTCGCTGATCGGCATGTCGGTCCGCAAAGGCACGCCCAGGCCCGATATCAGCACAGTGGAAGGCCTGAGGCAGACCTTGCTCAACGCAAAATCGATTGCGTATTCCGCCAGTGCCAGCGGGACCTACCTTTCCAATGAATTGTTCAGCCGGCTCGGCGTCGCGGACCAGATCAAGGACAAGGCGCACAAGATCTACAGCGAGCGTGTCGGCGCCGTAGTGGCGCGCGGCGATGCGGAAATCGGCTTCCAGCAGGTCAGCGAGTTGCTGCCATTCAAGGAGCTGGATTTTGTCGGGCCATTGCCGGCCGAGTTGCAGCAATCGGTCTTCTTCTCTGCCGGCATGGTCGCGGGCAAGCAGTCCGCGGCAGCTGCGCGCTTTGTCCGGTTCCTTGCGTCCCCCGCGGCGGCCTCGATCGTACGAATAACGGGGTTGGAGCCGGTCGCCACGCCTCTGCCGCCACCGGCGCCTCCTGCGCTCGGACAGGCTTCGAAGCAGTAA